In a single window of the Mesorhizobium shangrilense genome:
- a CDS encoding HAD-IIA family hydrolase gives MLESDLDADGYLIDLDGTLIAGRTVLPDATWLLEQVRGRFVIVSNNAEHTPDQLARTLLGMGLAIDKDQLLLAGTAAIDTIAAEYPGASVLLLGSASLRTYARRRGLRIEVQGADIVLVARDRHFSYARLAAAAEALSDGAQLFVAAPDRNHPGANGEPVPETGALAAAILACVGPIPYRVIGKPEPALFEMGCARLGIAARDALMIGDNPETGGLGSRRIGMRFLRVERGEIRRARLLQVAV, from the coding sequence TTGCTTGAATCTGACCTCGATGCCGACGGCTATCTCATTGATCTGGACGGAACGCTGATCGCGGGCCGGACTGTGCTCCCGGATGCAACGTGGCTGCTTGAGCAGGTGCGCGGCCGGTTCGTCATCGTCTCGAATAACGCCGAGCATACGCCCGACCAGTTGGCCCGCACGCTGCTCGGCATGGGCCTGGCCATCGACAAGGATCAACTGCTGCTGGCCGGCACGGCGGCCATCGACACCATTGCCGCCGAGTATCCGGGGGCGTCCGTTCTGCTGTTGGGAAGCGCATCGCTGCGCACCTATGCGCGTCGCAGAGGCCTTCGCATCGAAGTGCAGGGTGCGGACATCGTGCTCGTTGCCCGAGATCGCCATTTTTCCTATGCGAGACTGGCCGCCGCCGCCGAGGCGCTCAGCGACGGCGCTCAGCTCTTCGTGGCTGCGCCCGATCGCAACCACCCGGGCGCCAATGGCGAGCCGGTGCCGGAAACTGGCGCACTGGCGGCGGCGATCCTCGCCTGCGTGGGGCCGATTCCGTACCGGGTGATCGGAAAGCCTGAGCCGGCGCTGTTCGAGATGGGCTGCGCCCGGCTGGGGATCGCTGCCCGGGACGCTCTCATGATTGGCGACAATCCGGAGACCGGCGGGCTGGGATCGAGGAGGATCGGCATGCGGTTTCTGCGGGTGGAACGCGGAGAGATACGCAGAGCGCGACTCCTGCAGGTTGCGGTTTGA